The Rahnella aquatilis CIP 78.65 = ATCC 33071 genomic sequence CCGGAAATTATTGAGCATTCCATCAGAAGTCATCCTCAGGACTGGCTTTTATGGCATCTCCACTCTCTTTACTTTATTAATGAATAAATTCCAGAAGAAATCATAATGAGTCGTATTATTCCAGAGATGGTTTCACAAAGTGAAATCAATGAGTGTGGTTTAGCCTGTATTGCGATGCTGGCGGATACCCAGGGAGTCAGTGTGACTCTTCCTCAGTTGCGAGACGCTTATCCTATTTCAGTACACGGCACCTCTCTGGATACCCTGGCGACCATTTTATCAGATTACGCTATTCCGGTTTATCCCGTTTTATTTTCACCCGATGAAATTCAGGATTTACCGCTTCCTGCTATTCTTCATTATGGTGCGGGTCATTATGTTGTACTCGCTTACCGTAAAGGGGAAAGGGTGTGTGTCATGAACCCCGCAATCGGTCAGCAATTTTTAACCTTCGATGCGCTTAAAAAAGATATCAGTGGATATGCCCTGATAATAGATGAAGAGGCTGAGCCGAAAGAAACAAAATCCGCACCTGACCCTGCCGCGCCAAATAAATCATTTTTTGCCTGTCTGAGTCTGGAGCAAACGTCGAAAATAAAAGGTATTTATTTTCTGATGACGCTCGCTTTTCTTGTGTCGCTGACTTTATTTATTATGCCTGCCATGGTCGGACAGGCTATTAATGATGTCTTATCTGCGGCGGGGAAAGAAGATTTTCCTTATTTGCTTTTTCTACTCGCCTTTGTGATTTCGACAGCGCTGGCATTGTGGGTGCGTTCGGTCACGGAACAATGTGTAAAGCGCTTTGCGGTACTTAATAGTACGGCCGGATTTTCGCGGCTGCTGAGCAATTCCCTGCGTTTTTTTGAACGTCGGGCACCCGGCGAAGTCTTCAGTCGTTTTTCCGCATGGGAAACCGCCGCGTTGCAAAAGATTGAGCTGGATAACGGCCTGCGTACTGACTGGATCATCGGTCTTTTGGCGTTCATCGTCATGGCTTACATGAGTTTTTCGCTGGCGCTGGTCTCCCTGGCCGGTGTGACCCTGATGGGGCTGGTGAGCGTCTGGGCTATCTATCGTGATCGATTCTATGCCCAGCAAATGCAGGAACGTATCGCTGAACAAAACGAATACATCCTTGAGTCAATTCACGGTTTCACGACGATAAAATCCGCCGGTTTATACGAGCAGCGCAAAAGCATGTTCGCCACTTATACGCTGGCGCTGTTTAACTGTATTCAGAAAAAACAAATTTATGAGCAGGTGAAAAACAGCATTTATCAGATGGCTGGCAGCCTTGAAATGGTCCTTTTCATGTTTCTGGCGCTGCCTTTGCTGAAAAATGGGGTGATCTCTTTGGGCAGCTTTTTTGCCTACAGTTTTATCCGGCAGATTTTCTCTTCTTACATCACCAAGATTTTCTTTGCAGTATTGCAGAAGAACCAGTTGCACATCATCGACCAGCGTGCCGCCGATCTGTTCCCTGCCACTGATGTCTCCGGGAAAGCGCCTGCGCGGCAGGCACAAGTTTGCGAACCGTTTTCTTTTACCGGCCAGCTAAAATTCGAGGATATCGCTTTCCGTTATGACAGCGCGAAACCGACGCTGCACAGCATGACTTTTGCGGTTGAGCAGGGTCATACCGTGGCGATAGTCGGTGAGTCAGGTGCGGGAAAAAGCACACTCATCAAAATTATCGCCGGCTTGCTGATACCGGATGAGGGGCAGATCAGTCTTCAGGGCAATGAAATCACGTCGCATCAGATTGAAAAATTATGTTTCCTGCAAAGTCAGGAAGACATTCTGTTCAATACCAGTGTGCTTGAAAACATAACTTTATTTGATCCTCACTACGATGACAGCCAGCAAAACCGTATCAGCGCATTGCTCGAAGGGCTCGGCCTGACAGGGGTCATCGGGCAGCTTCCCGGCGGGATGAATGCCAGGATCCGGGAAAGTCATACCGGCCTTTCGCTTGGGCAGCGTCAGCGCCTGTTACTGGCCAGGGCAATGTACAGCAACCGGCCGGTATTAGTGCTCGATGAACCCACGGCAAATCTGGATGATGAAATGGCATCGCAGGTCATGATGTCCGTGATGGCACATTGTCATGAACAGGGAAAAACCCTGATTGTCGTCACACACAGTAAAACTATTCTCAACCAGTTTGACCATGTTTATCACCTCGACCACGGCCACTTGTTGCCTCATGACAGCAGGGTGATTCAGGGATGTGTCGCATGAACGTCCTGCGACGCTATCGCGTGTTCAGTATTGCCAGTCTGACGCTGTGTGTGTTCATCGCCGCCACCGCTTTGCTGATAGCCCACCGCACCGACAACTCTGCAACCCGTCATCACATTGATGTCATCGGGCGTGGCGATATACAAACCACGGTGATGACGACGGGTGTGCTTCAGCCTCTGAAAAAAATAAGTGTTGGCGCACAAGTGAACGGCCAGCTTAAGAAATTGCACGTAAAGCAGGGTGACAGGGTGAAGAAAGGTCAGCTGCTGGCTGAGATTGACCCTGTTATTCAGCAAAATGAATTGCGTAACGCGCAAGCCGAACTGCACAGTAACCGGGCGCAAATGCAGTCAGATAAAGCCCTGTTAAAGCAATATCAACTGGCGTTAACGCGGCAGAATAAAATGGCGCGCGACAGTGCGGGAGTGCAGAGCGATCTGGAATCCGCGCAGGCGCAATACGACGTGCAGCGTGAACAATTGAATATGGATGCTGCGCGGGTTGTACAGGCTGAGATTTCCGTCGAAACCGCCAAAGCCAATCTGGGATACACCCGAATTATCGCGCCTATTGACGGTGAGGTATTGGGCATTATCACTCAGGAAGGGCAGACCATCGTTTCCTCCCAAACTGCGCCGACCATCATGGTGCTTGCTGATATGAGCGTCATGCGGATACAAACTCGCATTTCCGAAACCGATATCCTCAAAACGCATCCGGGCCAATCTGTGTGGTTTTATGTGATGGCAGATCCGACACGACGGTATGAAAGCGTGATGGGGGCGATTCAGGATGCGCCCGAAGAAGCGCTGCGCGAATCGAATGAGAGTTCCGGCAATACTCAGCAGTCCACTGCGGTTTATTACAACGGCGAATTTACTATCAGCAATGAGCAGCGTCGACTGAAAACATCCATGACGGCAGAGGCTTATATCATTATCGGTGAGGTGAAAAATGCCCTGCTGGTGCCATTAACCGCTGTGGGTGAACGCTCCCCGGAAGGGCGCTATCACGTACAGGTGAGAGAGAAAGATAAAATCACTGACCGGCTGATTGAGCTTGGGATCAGGGATAACAAATTTGCAGAAGTGAAATCAGGTCTGGCGCAAGGCGATCGGGTGGTAAGTACAACCTCTGCTCCGGGAGACGCAGATGCCAGCCAGTGAGCCTCTGATTTTATTACACCATGTCTCGCGTGTTTTCAGTTCGGGAGATCAGCAGGTTTCGGTGCTTGACGACGTTTCGCTGTCAGTTCAGGCAGGTGAGATGCTCGCGATTGTCGGGCCTTCTGGCTCGGGAAAATCCACCCTGATGAATATCTTAGGCGGGCTTGATATCCCGGACAGCGGCGAGGTCCGCATTGCCGGAATTGATACCCTCAACGCCTCTCATGAGCAGCTTGCCGCTTTGCGAAGCAGCAATATTGGTTTTATTTTCCAGCGTTATCACCTTATGCCTTATCTGACCGCGGCGGAAAACGTTGCCGTACCGGCTCAGTACACCGCAATGCCGGAAAACGTTCAGGAGCAGCGTGCTGCCTACCTGTTGGAACATCTGGGGCTGAAGGAGAGAATGCAGCATAAGCCCTCCCAGCTTTCCGGCGGTCAGCAGCAACGGGTCAGTATCGCCCGCGCCCTGATGAACGGGGCGCCAATTATTCTTGCTGATGAACCGACCGGTGCGCTGGATGCGCAGAGCGGTCAGGAAATGATGGCGATTTTGCACGGACTTCATCAGTCCGGACATACCATTATTCTGGTGACGCATGACCGCAACGTTGCCTCTCAGGCAGAGCGAATCATTGAAATCAGTGACGGCAAAATCATTGCGGATACGCCTAATCCCAGCGTTCACCAGGCCAGCGTGCCGGTGGTATTGCTTCCAGCGGTCAATACGGGGCGTTCTTCATGGCGGCAAAGTCTTCATGATGCGATAAAAATGGCCTGGCGGGCGCTGAACGGGCACCGGGTCAGGGCATTGCTTTCTATGCTGGGGATCATTATTGGCGTGACGTCAGTGATTACTTCGATGGCGGTCGGTGAAGGCGCTAAGCTGAAAATAATTCGTGATATCAGCGCATTAGGCACCAGTACTGTGGCGGTTCGTCCCGGTCTTGGCTGGGACAATCCGCGGCCTGATCTCAGTGACTCCCTGACGCTCGGGGACGTCAGCACGCTGTCTGAGCTGCCTTTCGCTGTTCATGTTTCACCTGTTTTCACCCGTAACCTGGAGGCTCAGGTCGGCGGACGGCAAATGTTTTTTAATCTCACGGGGGTGAGCTCAGATTATTTTGCTGTGCACGATCTGGCCTTAAAAGAGGGGCGCAAACTCAACGAACACGATGTGGATGCCAGAGAGCCGGTTTTGCTGATTGACTCAGCCTCCGCTGAGACATTGTTTCATGAAGATAAAAATCCTTTAGGGGAAACAATTTATCTCAACAATGTGCCGTTGCGTGTTGTGGGGATTACGGCACCCAAAGGTTTAAAGAACATGGGTGGAGGCCTGAACGCCTGGATGGCTTATACGACGTTACAGGAACGTTTGACCGGACGTATGCCAGTCGGCGCGATTGAAATCCAGGTCGCGAAAGGTATGACGTTGAAAGAAGCACAGCGGCGTATTGAATATGTGCTCGAAAAATCCCACGGTCGGCGTGATTTCTTCATTGAAACCGACGATATGATGCTGGAAACCCTGCAGAAAACTTCCGACTCTTTGACATTGCTGATTGCCACGATTGCGGGTATTTCACTGGTTGTCGGCGGCGTGGGTGTCATGAACATCATGCTGGTTTCGGTAGCCGAACGTATGCATGAAATAGGCATCCGGCTGGCTGTCGGTGCCCGCGCGGTGGATATCATGCGCCAGTTTCTGATTGAGTCGGTGGTGGTCTGCCTGTTTGGCTGTGTGGTGGGGGTGATTGTCACGTTTGTCGCAGGAACACTCTTCTCTGTGCTGACAAATCGATTCGAAATGGTGTTTACGCCGTTACCGATATTTTACTCCTGCTGTTTCTCGGCCCTGATTGGTCTGGGTTTTGGATTCTTTCCGGCCCGTTTCGCCGCCCGGATGAAACCGACGGAGGCGCTGGCCAGAGAATGAAAATACTCTTTACAGCGATACTGGCATGTTGTCTGGCCGGATGCGGGGCTTTTCTCAAAACACCTTATCAGCAACCTGAGTTGAATTTGCCGCAAGACTGGCAGAACAAACAAACGGGCACGGCCTGGCTTACCCATACCCCGCAATGGTGGCGTGTTTTTAATGATCCACAGTTTTCTCAGATGATCAGCGATGTGCTAATCCACAATGATGATCTGGCTATCGCCGGTTACCGGTTGCGTCAGGCTGCGCTGGATGCGGGGCTGAGCAACACGAATCTGACGCCTGATGTCAGTGCCGGGGGAGAGGCCAGCAACAGTAAAAACACCCGGCGCAATACCGCCGCCCATGAAAATTATAATGCTTCTGTCACAACGAGTTATGAGCTGGATCTGTGGGGCAAGCTGGCGCGGACGCGTGAACAGGCGCAATGGCAGATGAATGCCACCGCCCTTGACCGGCAAAATACAGCGTTAATGCTGATCGGGACAACGGGCCAGTATTACTGGCAAATCGCCGCGCTTAACGAACAAATCGGCAATACCGAAAAAAGTATTCAACTGGCAATGGAAACCGAAAGGATAACCCGTTCCGGCTATGAGGCGGGGGCGATCAATCAGCTGGATGTGCTGCAGGCGCGGCAGTCAGTGATTGATCAAACCAATAGCTTGCGTGAGCTGAACCAACAAAGAGAAGAAGCGCGTAATGCGCTGGCGATTCTTTTCGGCCGTGCGCCGTCAGCACGTGCGCCGGAGAAAATGTTTCTCGATCCCCGGCAGACCATCGGGCTGACACCTGATTTGCCTTTATCGGTCATCAGCCGCAGGCCGGATGTGCAGTCGGCTGAATGGAAACTCCGGGCTTCACTGGCGGCGTCCGATGTGGCGAGGCTGAATTTTTATCCTTCCTTGTCATTAGGTGCCACGTTGGGAGCAGGCAGTGCGGTGTTCAGCGAGTGGTTTTCCAATCCGGCACGGACGCTGAGCAGCGGCCTGACGTTACCTTTTGTGCAATGGAATACGGTACAACTGACCGTAGAACGCTCAGAACTGGATGTCAGACAGGCGGCGGCTACCTTCCGTCAGTCGGTCTACAGCGCATTGTCTGACGTTGAAAATACAACCTCACAAAGAAACACTTATCAGGCTCAGCGTGAAGATCTTCTGGTTTCTCTTGGGCTGGGTGAGCAACGGCTGCGTTTAGCCAAAAGTCAGTATCTGGCCGGGGCGGTTTCCCTGCAAACCTGGCTGGATGCGCAAAGCAGCCTGCTGAGTGCTGAAAATCAGCTGGCGGATGCCCAGGCCCGATATCTCAATGCAACGTTGCAACTGTGGCTGGCGCTCGGCGGGGAAGTCAACCTCGATGAAATTATCGCCAGTGCCCATGTTAATACCCCTCCAGGGAAGGAAAATAAGCGTAATGGATAAGTCACATTCTTTAAAAAGAGTCGTCGTCACAGGCTACGGCGCCATCACTCCGTTGGGAATGAATGCGCATCAGAGCTGGGATGCCATCATGGCGTATGAAACAGGTTACCGGTATATCGACAGGCGTTCCGGGGGGATCAAATCCCGCTTCTTTGGCCTGATAGAGGGCGAACTTAACCTGAAATTTCTACCAGCCGGTATCCGCCGCCGGTTACCACGCTTTGCGCATTTAGCGCTTATTGCGGCACGTGAGGCGATGGAGATGGCTTTCGGCGATACGTCGCTGACGCAATATCATGCCGAACTTGATCGCGGCGCCATTATCGGCACAGGCTGGGGTGGGCTGGATGAAACGGTCAGTAATCACGATAAATATCGGGCAAGCGGCCTGGGGTCAACCTTCGGATGTTTTTACTCTATGCCCAGCATTGCCACTGCAGCTTGCAGCCAGCACTGGATGCTGAGGGGCTATCAGAATACGCCTTCTGCCGCTTGTGCAACCGGTACGATCGCCATAGGTGATGCTTTCAATGCTATCCAAACCGGGCGCGCAACCATGATGCTGGCGGGCGGTGCAGAATCATTACGTACCGACACGGCGGTCTGGAATATCGATGTCCTGAGCGCCCTGACCCGCGAAGAGCAGGACATCACCAAAGCCAGTTGCCCGTTCAGCCTTGAACGTAACGGCTTTGTGTTGTCCGAAGGCGCGGCGGTGTTATGCCTGGAAGACCGGGAGATCGCACTGGCGCGTGGCGCGACCATTTTGGGTGAGATCACCGGCTACGGTAATTTCTCTGATGCCGTCGATTTTACAGCACCGGCTGAAGACAAACTGGCTCGGGTCAATACCATTCAGGCTGCACTGAGTCAGGCGGGATTAAGCGCCGGTGAGCTTGACTACATCAATGCGCACGGGACTTCCACTCAGCTCAATGACCGCAATGAAACGGAATCTGTGAAGCTCGCGCTGGGTGAAAAAGCGTATGACATCCCGGTTTCCAGTACCAAGGGTTACAGCGGCCATCTCATTGCCGCAGCAGGAAGTTTCGAAAGCATTGTCTGCCTGCAGGCGCTTGAGCATCAGATTATGCCTGCCACTCATCATTTGAGACTGGCCGATCCTGCCTGCGATCTGGATTTCATTCGCGAAGGACACCGGCCTGCATCCCTGCAAAACACCCTCAATCTGAGCTTTGGTTTTGGCGGAGCCAATGCTGCATTAGTGATCAGCAGGGGGGAGTGATGAACTTATTCTACGGTGAGCAGGATGCACAAGCATGGGCAAAATTTTCGGGTGACTACAATCCGATTCATTTCGATTTACAGCATGCGCAGGCAATGGGACTGGAGAGCCTGACGGTTCACGGTATGCGCGCGTTGCTGGATATGAAAAATCATCTGAGTCATGCCGTCGCGCCGATGAATTCGGATTACTACCAGTTCAGCGCCCGTCTGCGGCAGGCGGTGAAGTGCCAGACACCTTACCGGCTTATCTCCGCCCTGAACGTGGCCGGTTCAGCAGCCAGCAGTCAGCTTACTGAGCTGGACTCAGGATTGTGCTGTTTTAGCGGCAAGCTGAACGGCACGCTTAAGCGGCCAGACGTAGATATCCCACTAAAACAAACCCTTACGGAGGAAGAACTTGCGGTATTGATTGCGGCATATCCGTCAGAGAAGTCAGAGACGATGTCATGGGAAGTCCTGGACGCGGTTTTATTTGAGCGGATCGTGAACATTCCCGAGACACTGGATTGTGTCCGGGAAGCGATACCACA encodes the following:
- a CDS encoding peptidase domain-containing ABC transporter, producing MSRIIPEMVSQSEINECGLACIAMLADTQGVSVTLPQLRDAYPISVHGTSLDTLATILSDYAIPVYPVLFSPDEIQDLPLPAILHYGAGHYVVLAYRKGERVCVMNPAIGQQFLTFDALKKDISGYALIIDEEAEPKETKSAPDPAAPNKSFFACLSLEQTSKIKGIYFLMTLAFLVSLTLFIMPAMVGQAINDVLSAAGKEDFPYLLFLLAFVISTALALWVRSVTEQCVKRFAVLNSTAGFSRLLSNSLRFFERRAPGEVFSRFSAWETAALQKIELDNGLRTDWIIGLLAFIVMAYMSFSLALVSLAGVTLMGLVSVWAIYRDRFYAQQMQERIAEQNEYILESIHGFTTIKSAGLYEQRKSMFATYTLALFNCIQKKQIYEQVKNSIYQMAGSLEMVLFMFLALPLLKNGVISLGSFFAYSFIRQIFSSYITKIFFAVLQKNQLHIIDQRAADLFPATDVSGKAPARQAQVCEPFSFTGQLKFEDIAFRYDSAKPTLHSMTFAVEQGHTVAIVGESGAGKSTLIKIIAGLLIPDEGQISLQGNEITSHQIEKLCFLQSQEDILFNTSVLENITLFDPHYDDSQQNRISALLEGLGLTGVIGQLPGGMNARIRESHTGLSLGQRQRLLLARAMYSNRPVLVLDEPTANLDDEMASQVMMSVMAHCHEQGKTLIVVTHSKTILNQFDHVYHLDHGHLLPHDSRVIQGCVA
- a CDS encoding efflux RND transporter periplasmic adaptor subunit, with product MNVLRRYRVFSIASLTLCVFIAATALLIAHRTDNSATRHHIDVIGRGDIQTTVMTTGVLQPLKKISVGAQVNGQLKKLHVKQGDRVKKGQLLAEIDPVIQQNELRNAQAELHSNRAQMQSDKALLKQYQLALTRQNKMARDSAGVQSDLESAQAQYDVQREQLNMDAARVVQAEISVETAKANLGYTRIIAPIDGEVLGIITQEGQTIVSSQTAPTIMVLADMSVMRIQTRISETDILKTHPGQSVWFYVMADPTRRYESVMGAIQDAPEEALRESNESSGNTQQSTAVYYNGEFTISNEQRRLKTSMTAEAYIIIGEVKNALLVPLTAVGERSPEGRYHVQVREKDKITDRLIELGIRDNKFAEVKSGLAQGDRVVSTTSAPGDADASQ
- a CDS encoding ABC transporter permease, with the protein product MPASEPLILLHHVSRVFSSGDQQVSVLDDVSLSVQAGEMLAIVGPSGSGKSTLMNILGGLDIPDSGEVRIAGIDTLNASHEQLAALRSSNIGFIFQRYHLMPYLTAAENVAVPAQYTAMPENVQEQRAAYLLEHLGLKERMQHKPSQLSGGQQQRVSIARALMNGAPIILADEPTGALDAQSGQEMMAILHGLHQSGHTIILVTHDRNVASQAERIIEISDGKIIADTPNPSVHQASVPVVLLPAVNTGRSSWRQSLHDAIKMAWRALNGHRVRALLSMLGIIIGVTSVITSMAVGEGAKLKIIRDISALGTSTVAVRPGLGWDNPRPDLSDSLTLGDVSTLSELPFAVHVSPVFTRNLEAQVGGRQMFFNLTGVSSDYFAVHDLALKEGRKLNEHDVDAREPVLLIDSASAETLFHEDKNPLGETIYLNNVPLRVVGITAPKGLKNMGGGLNAWMAYTTLQERLTGRMPVGAIEIQVAKGMTLKEAQRRIEYVLEKSHGRRDFFIETDDMMLETLQKTSDSLTLLIATIAGISLVVGGVGVMNIMLVSVAERMHEIGIRLAVGARAVDIMRQFLIESVVVCLFGCVVGVIVTFVAGTLFSVLTNRFEMVFTPLPIFYSCCFSALIGLGFGFFPARFAARMKPTEALARE
- a CDS encoding efflux transporter outer membrane subunit, producing the protein MKILFTAILACCLAGCGAFLKTPYQQPELNLPQDWQNKQTGTAWLTHTPQWWRVFNDPQFSQMISDVLIHNDDLAIAGYRLRQAALDAGLSNTNLTPDVSAGGEASNSKNTRRNTAAHENYNASVTTSYELDLWGKLARTREQAQWQMNATALDRQNTALMLIGTTGQYYWQIAALNEQIGNTEKSIQLAMETERITRSGYEAGAINQLDVLQARQSVIDQTNSLRELNQQREEARNALAILFGRAPSARAPEKMFLDPRQTIGLTPDLPLSVISRRPDVQSAEWKLRASLAASDVARLNFYPSLSLGATLGAGSAVFSEWFSNPARTLSSGLTLPFVQWNTVQLTVERSELDVRQAAATFRQSVYSALSDVENTTSQRNTYQAQREDLLVSLGLGEQRLRLAKSQYLAGAVSLQTWLDAQSSLLSAENQLADAQARYLNATLQLWLALGGEVNLDEIIASAHVNTPPGKENKRNG
- a CDS encoding beta-ketoacyl-[acyl-carrier-protein] synthase family protein; the protein is MDKSHSLKRVVVTGYGAITPLGMNAHQSWDAIMAYETGYRYIDRRSGGIKSRFFGLIEGELNLKFLPAGIRRRLPRFAHLALIAAREAMEMAFGDTSLTQYHAELDRGAIIGTGWGGLDETVSNHDKYRASGLGSTFGCFYSMPSIATAACSQHWMLRGYQNTPSAACATGTIAIGDAFNAIQTGRATMMLAGGAESLRTDTAVWNIDVLSALTREEQDITKASCPFSLERNGFVLSEGAAVLCLEDREIALARGATILGEITGYGNFSDAVDFTAPAEDKLARVNTIQAALSQAGLSAGELDYINAHGTSTQLNDRNETESVKLALGEKAYDIPVSSTKGYSGHLIAAAGSFESIVCLQALEHQIMPATHHLRLADPACDLDFIREGHRPASLQNTLNLSFGFGGANAALVISRGE
- a CDS encoding MaoC/PaaZ C-terminal domain-containing protein, with the protein product MNLFYGEQDAQAWAKFSGDYNPIHFDLQHAQAMGLESLTVHGMRALLDMKNHLSHAVAPMNSDYYQFSARLRQAVKCQTPYRLISALNVAGSAASSQLTELDSGLCCFSGKLNGTLKRPDVDIPLKQTLTEEELAVLIAAYPSEKSETMSWEVLDAVLFERIVNIPETLDCVREAIPHLSAMSLADVFKLIPVVQTHHDVFFNHQHLITPAREAVGRPFRYGLLPVLIIGNAEQGFVIRMTIQGGYDAHPSIMTAITLKTWPVQTH